A window of the Cystobacter fuscus genome harbors these coding sequences:
- a CDS encoding family 20 glycosylhydrolase encodes MKRLLTSLPLMAILSSGCTDPNEPPAPGPAALAVEWEPTDNSVGSWKFFRSTFTLENKGPGELGNQGWKLYFNFVRRILNEGEGDETGVQALAKQGVKISKAASGDYYVIEPLPDFKPIAPGERRAIDVLASDWAILKTDAPAGFHIVFTGEKFSDKTAFAVPSTVKLDANDPKQTTRFEGDVMPVQTSGLRYDENPARQTLDLKARLLPAPRTVEAVEGTVSLKGDLAIGFVEGLKDEASYLAAALKDVLAANITSRATGGGEQIRLELKPDLSTAEGYELDVKDGLVTIRGKDAAGVFYGIQTLRQLIPTEAYAAAKKGTRAQEIILPGVHVADAPGFVYRGMALDVGRHFQTKETVKRLLDVLAHYKINKFHFHLTDDEGWRLEIPGIPELTSYGSRRGFDLGEEEMLHAGFGSSNDLAEGDRISLKPSAPTSADPVKDAPQGFVPETLNFLGKGSGYYTVKDFEEILVYAKERHIDVIPEVDVPGHSRAAVKAMEYRYRKLKDSDPAQAAAYRLVDPADTSKHESVQMYTDNFINPCLDTSYAFLTKVVQEIKARFDAVGAPLYAIHGGGDELPSLSNGHVWWQGSPLCKQNPQTRELTDIQLFNHFFKKWQGIIATTGGTQMTGWDDIIHNGQDLPGFLPMPWSNVWGWGREDDAYKFANQGYKVILSHSTNLYLDLAYNKDPDEPGYYWANFVDTKKTFGYRPFDVYANATHNRMGVPIDPSELKDKVRLTAEGKKNILGMHGLLWAENQKSPALLEYFAFPKMLGVAERAWNPEFPTDGDPAALWAHFTNSLGQFVLPRLDGYRAVDLRSEFPSRVGVNYRIPLPGAKLIDGKLNANVLFPGLDIEYSTDAGANWKPYTEPVAVSGAVSVRARASDGRTSRIAELK; translated from the coding sequence ATGAAACGTTTGCTGACGTCTCTTCCTCTCATGGCGATTCTCTCTTCGGGATGTACCGACCCCAATGAGCCGCCGGCGCCCGGGCCGGCCGCGCTCGCGGTGGAGTGGGAGCCCACGGACAACTCGGTGGGAAGCTGGAAGTTCTTCCGCTCCACCTTCACCCTGGAGAACAAGGGCCCCGGTGAGCTGGGCAACCAGGGCTGGAAGCTCTACTTCAACTTCGTGCGGCGCATCCTGAACGAGGGTGAGGGCGACGAGACGGGCGTGCAGGCCCTCGCGAAGCAGGGGGTGAAGATCTCCAAGGCGGCCAGTGGCGACTACTACGTCATCGAGCCCCTCCCGGACTTCAAGCCCATCGCCCCGGGCGAGCGGCGCGCGATCGACGTGCTCGCCAGTGATTGGGCCATCCTCAAGACGGACGCGCCGGCGGGCTTCCACATCGTCTTCACCGGGGAGAAGTTCTCCGACAAGACCGCGTTCGCCGTCCCCTCCACCGTCAAGCTGGACGCGAACGACCCGAAGCAGACCACGCGCTTCGAGGGCGACGTGATGCCCGTGCAGACGTCCGGGCTGCGCTACGACGAGAACCCGGCCCGCCAGACGCTGGACCTCAAGGCGCGGCTGTTGCCCGCTCCCCGCACCGTCGAGGCGGTCGAGGGCACGGTGTCGCTCAAGGGCGACCTCGCCATCGGCTTCGTCGAGGGGTTGAAGGACGAGGCCTCCTACCTGGCCGCCGCGCTGAAGGATGTGCTGGCGGCGAACATCACCTCGCGGGCCACGGGGGGCGGTGAGCAGATCCGCCTGGAGCTCAAGCCCGACCTGAGCACCGCCGAGGGCTATGAGCTCGACGTGAAGGACGGCCTGGTGACCATTCGCGGCAAGGACGCCGCGGGGGTCTTCTATGGCATCCAGACGCTCCGGCAGCTCATCCCCACGGAGGCCTATGCCGCCGCGAAGAAGGGCACGCGTGCCCAGGAAATCATCCTGCCCGGGGTGCACGTCGCCGACGCTCCGGGCTTCGTCTACCGCGGTATGGCTTTGGACGTGGGGCGTCACTTCCAGACGAAGGAGACCGTCAAGCGGCTGCTGGACGTGCTGGCGCACTACAAGATCAACAAGTTCCACTTCCACCTGACCGATGACGAGGGGTGGCGCCTGGAAATCCCGGGCATCCCGGAGCTGACGAGCTACGGCTCCCGCCGCGGCTTCGACCTGGGCGAGGAGGAGATGCTCCACGCCGGGTTTGGCTCGTCCAACGATCTCGCCGAGGGCGATCGCATCTCGCTCAAGCCGTCCGCGCCCACCAGCGCGGATCCGGTGAAGGACGCCCCGCAGGGCTTCGTGCCCGAGACGCTCAACTTCCTGGGCAAGGGCAGCGGGTACTACACGGTCAAGGACTTCGAGGAGATCCTCGTCTATGCCAAGGAGCGGCACATCGACGTGATTCCCGAGGTCGACGTCCCCGGCCACTCGCGCGCCGCCGTGAAGGCCATGGAGTACCGCTACCGCAAGCTCAAGGACTCGGACCCCGCGCAGGCCGCCGCCTACCGGCTGGTGGACCCGGCGGACACGTCCAAGCACGAGAGCGTCCAGATGTACACGGACAACTTCATCAATCCCTGCCTGGACACGTCGTATGCCTTCCTGACCAAGGTCGTCCAGGAGATCAAGGCGCGCTTCGACGCGGTGGGCGCCCCGCTCTATGCCATCCACGGCGGCGGTGACGAGCTGCCCTCCTTGAGCAACGGTCACGTGTGGTGGCAGGGCTCGCCGCTGTGCAAGCAGAACCCCCAGACGCGCGAGCTGACCGACATCCAGCTCTTCAACCACTTCTTCAAGAAGTGGCAGGGCATCATCGCCACCACGGGCGGCACGCAGATGACGGGCTGGGATGACATCATCCACAACGGTCAGGATCTCCCCGGCTTCCTCCCCATGCCCTGGAGCAACGTGTGGGGCTGGGGCCGCGAGGATGATGCCTACAAGTTCGCCAACCAGGGCTACAAGGTCATCCTCTCCCACTCGACCAACCTCTACCTGGACCTGGCGTACAACAAGGATCCGGACGAGCCCGGCTACTACTGGGCCAACTTCGTCGACACGAAGAAGACGTTCGGGTACCGGCCCTTCGACGTCTACGCCAACGCCACCCACAACCGGATGGGCGTTCCCATCGACCCGTCGGAATTGAAGGACAAGGTTCGCCTGACGGCCGAGGGCAAGAAGAACATCCTCGGCATGCACGGCCTGCTCTGGGCCGAGAACCAGAAGAGCCCCGCCCTCCTGGAGTACTTCGCGTTCCCGAAGATGCTCGGCGTGGCCGAGCGCGCCTGGAACCCGGAGTTCCCGACCGATGGCGATCCGGCCGCGCTCTGGGCCCACTTCACCAATAGTCTGGGCCAGTTCGTACTGCCGCGCCTGGACGGCTACCGCGCGGTGGACCTGCGCTCGGAGTTCCCGAGCCGCGTGGGCGTGAACTACCGCATCCCGTTGCCGGGCGCGAAGCTCATCGACGGAAAGCTGAATGCAAACGTTCTCTTTCCTGGCCTGGACATCGAGTACTCCACGGACGCGGGCGCCAACTGGAAGCCATACACGGAGCCCGTCGCCGTCTCGGGCGCGGTGTCCGTCCGGGCCCGCGCGAGCGACGGCCGCACGAGCCGCATCGCCGAGCTGAAGTAA
- a CDS encoding glycosyl hydrolase family 18 protein — protein MRLNKWAVGLVLSALSAGCGSEGLSPTGEGAGSVMKAPLADPAWAPGVAYAQGARVSYGGGSYECLQAHTSLLGWEPSAVPALWKAVSTGPTDPPPTGGDTTAPTATLSASSTYFTAAGTLNLTATAADNVGVTKVEILQNGAVVSSSKTYSRTFASGQNGTYTYTVNAYDAAGNVGSQTVTVTVAIGSTPPPPPTGGKRIVAYFTAWGIYGRNYQPSQVPAGKLTHLNYAFSNISADGKCILGDSYADIDKGGGYPNEWDPGQLRGNFRAFKEMKKSYPNLKLLISVGGWSWSTYFSKVAATSASRSAFVKSCVDLYIKGQFPGVDAANGAGVFDGIDIDWEYPVGGGLPGNITSPADKQNYTLLMQEFRNQLNAVSSQTGKSYLLTIASGASPDLLANKQETKNLANVLDWINVMSYDYHGAFESSTNFQSALNRVTGDPAASSGFYTDGSVAKMLELGVPANKIVVGVPFYGRGWGNVPSTNNGLFQSGTPVNGTWDDGTSGPTGVFDFKDIKNKYEGKNGYTKYFHAEAKEAYVYNPNTKIWIAYDDAQSMSAKADYILSKGLGGAMAWELSSDDGTLLDTLYQKLK, from the coding sequence ATGCGTCTCAACAAATGGGCCGTGGGTCTGGTCCTTTCCGCGCTGTCCGCGGGGTGTGGGTCGGAAGGCCTGTCGCCGACGGGCGAGGGCGCTGGCAGTGTGATGAAGGCCCCGCTCGCGGACCCGGCCTGGGCGCCGGGCGTGGCCTACGCTCAAGGGGCGCGGGTCTCCTACGGTGGCGGCTCCTATGAGTGCCTCCAGGCCCATACCTCGCTGCTGGGCTGGGAGCCCTCGGCGGTACCGGCGCTCTGGAAGGCGGTCTCCACGGGTCCCACCGATCCTCCCCCGACGGGCGGCGACACGACCGCCCCCACGGCGACCCTGAGCGCCAGCTCCACGTACTTCACGGCCGCGGGCACGCTGAACCTGACGGCCACCGCCGCGGACAACGTGGGCGTGACGAAGGTGGAGATCCTCCAGAACGGCGCCGTGGTCTCCTCGAGCAAGACCTACAGCCGCACCTTCGCCTCGGGCCAGAATGGCACGTACACCTATACGGTGAATGCCTATGACGCCGCGGGCAACGTGGGCTCCCAGACCGTCACCGTCACCGTGGCGATCGGCAGCACGCCGCCCCCGCCTCCTACCGGCGGCAAGCGCATCGTGGCCTACTTCACCGCGTGGGGCATCTACGGCCGCAACTACCAGCCGTCCCAGGTCCCCGCCGGCAAGCTGACGCACCTCAACTACGCCTTCTCCAACATCTCCGCGGACGGCAAGTGCATCCTCGGTGACTCCTACGCGGACATCGACAAGGGCGGTGGCTACCCGAACGAGTGGGACCCCGGCCAGCTGCGCGGCAACTTCCGCGCCTTCAAGGAGATGAAGAAGAGCTACCCCAACCTCAAGCTGCTCATCTCCGTGGGTGGCTGGAGCTGGTCCACGTACTTCTCCAAGGTGGCGGCCACCTCGGCCTCCCGCTCGGCCTTCGTGAAGTCCTGCGTGGACCTGTACATCAAGGGCCAGTTCCCCGGGGTCGACGCGGCCAACGGCGCGGGCGTCTTCGACGGCATCGACATCGATTGGGAGTACCCGGTGGGCGGCGGGTTGCCCGGCAACATCACCAGCCCCGCGGACAAGCAGAACTACACGCTGCTGATGCAGGAGTTCCGCAACCAGCTCAACGCCGTCTCCTCTCAGACGGGCAAGTCGTACCTGCTCACGATCGCCTCGGGCGCCTCGCCGGACCTGCTCGCGAACAAGCAGGAGACGAAGAACCTGGCCAACGTGCTCGACTGGATCAACGTCATGTCCTACGACTACCACGGGGCCTTCGAGAGCTCGACGAACTTCCAGTCCGCGCTCAACCGCGTCACGGGTGACCCCGCGGCGAGTTCCGGCTTCTACACCGATGGCTCCGTGGCGAAGATGCTCGAGCTGGGCGTGCCGGCCAACAAGATCGTCGTGGGCGTGCCCTTCTACGGCCGCGGCTGGGGCAACGTGCCCTCCACGAACAACGGCCTCTTCCAGAGCGGCACCCCGGTCAATGGCACCTGGGATGATGGCACCTCCGGGCCGACGGGCGTGTTCGACTTCAAGGACATCAAGAACAAGTACGAGGGCAAGAACGGCTACACCAAGTACTTCCACGCGGAGGCCAAGGAGGCCTACGTCTACAACCCCAACACGAAGATCTGGATCGCCTACGACGACGCGCAGTCCATGTCGGCCAAGGCGGACTACATCCTGAGCAAGGGGTTGGGCGGCGCGATGGCCTGGGAGCTGAGCTCGGATGACGGCACGCTGCTCGACACGCTGTACCAGAAGCTGAAGTAG
- a CDS encoding RNA polymerase sigma factor produces MVHVEEPRLRAVMEGRREDAEALVAQLLPRVRNLVRYSVRADSDVDDITQDALIAILRGLPSYRGEGAFASWADRVVGRVTFAASKRARVERTRLKQDEEDESAPLLADDAPPEDCILRRRMEKLLDKLSEEQRRALVLHHVMGMSVPEMAEELEVPFETVRSRLRLGKAHLRELLFRQVGHEQVLP; encoded by the coding sequence ATGGTCCATGTGGAGGAGCCTCGCCTCCGCGCGGTGATGGAAGGACGGCGTGAAGACGCCGAGGCACTGGTGGCACAGCTGCTTCCCCGGGTGCGCAACCTGGTGCGCTACTCGGTCCGGGCGGACTCCGACGTGGATGACATCACCCAGGATGCGTTGATCGCCATCCTGCGGGGGCTGCCTTCCTACCGCGGCGAGGGCGCCTTCGCGTCCTGGGCGGACCGCGTGGTGGGGCGGGTGACCTTCGCCGCCTCGAAGCGCGCGCGCGTCGAGCGCACGCGGCTCAAGCAGGACGAGGAGGACGAGTCGGCTCCGCTGCTGGCCGACGACGCGCCGCCCGAGGACTGCATCCTGCGGCGCCGGATGGAGAAGCTGTTGGACAAGCTCTCCGAGGAGCAGCGGCGGGCCCTGGTGCTGCACCATGTGATGGGGATGAGCGTGCCGGAGATGGCGGAGGAGCTGGAGGTTCCCTTCGAAACCGTCCGCAGTCGTCTCCGCCTGGGCAAGGCGCACCTCCGGGAGCTGCTGTTCCGCCAGGTGGGCCACGAGCAGGTCCTTCCCTGA
- a CDS encoding glycosyl hydrolase family 18 protein, protein MRRSSKFVVPGLLSLFTACQGVEPELPASAHSQVSELAATATGLTATVSTSSSWEGGFSGVAVIKNTTSSPITEWALTVKFNGAAGIVGSPWGAGGSATKNSDGSWTVQPNTWGGNVVPANGSVTVSFDGSGTYSGVASCSINGYACSGATDPSDKTPPTVTLTATPTQLTTAGSVSLTAPASDNVGVSRVEFYKNGVIFSTDSTSPFTASDDFNSSAQNGTYSYTAKAYDAAGNSATSSGVSVQVNLTGTPPPGPNGRMYIGYASSWNTSINDLTTANIPSYYTHLNLSFVRPDMAYTKGSYEFDQAVAGFEFAEGATTNSGQKKFTREQAQTLINNIQALRTRGTQVWISVGGWSYSQGDQWSRFNAGHVVDLAQDLGADGVDIDWESSGSSCNKLTADQFSCSKDGEIANIITTLHNTIRTRGLNLGISIAGWSTGAYYVKGTPFEEGKVQWGSPFGGTMYSVVKNHGAKLHHINLMSYDGGDYYDPREGYESYRAIYSGPIAMGLEIAPEGAGGATLKLNAEPGTVYDAEMLTGQNNMATKYYNVETLATYMKNKGKPTDGMMVWQIWKERVHMPAPTGAASVNATGQKVCQMLGIISNCNQSIPSLPKY, encoded by the coding sequence ATGCGTCGTTCGTCGAAATTCGTCGTTCCTGGCCTGTTGAGTCTGTTCACCGCATGCCAGGGGGTTGAGCCGGAGCTGCCCGCGTCGGCTCATTCCCAGGTGTCCGAGCTGGCGGCCACCGCCACGGGGTTGACGGCCACGGTGTCCACCAGCTCCAGCTGGGAGGGGGGCTTCAGCGGCGTGGCCGTCATCAAGAACACCACGAGCAGCCCCATCACGGAGTGGGCGCTCACCGTGAAGTTCAATGGCGCCGCCGGCATCGTCGGCTCGCCGTGGGGCGCGGGCGGCTCGGCCACCAAGAACAGCGATGGCTCGTGGACCGTGCAGCCCAACACCTGGGGCGGCAACGTCGTGCCCGCCAATGGCAGCGTGACCGTGTCCTTCGATGGCAGCGGGACCTACAGCGGCGTGGCCAGCTGCTCCATCAATGGCTATGCGTGCTCGGGCGCCACCGACCCCTCGGACAAGACGCCCCCCACCGTCACCCTGACGGCCACCCCCACCCAACTCACCACCGCGGGCAGCGTGAGCCTCACCGCGCCCGCCAGTGACAACGTGGGCGTGAGCCGGGTCGAGTTCTACAAGAACGGCGTGATCTTCAGCACCGACAGCACCAGCCCCTTCACCGCGTCGGATGACTTCAACTCCAGTGCCCAGAATGGCACCTACAGCTACACCGCCAAGGCGTATGACGCGGCGGGCAACTCCGCCACCTCGAGCGGCGTGAGCGTCCAGGTCAACCTGACGGGCACCCCACCTCCGGGCCCCAACGGGCGCATGTACATCGGGTACGCCAGCTCGTGGAACACGAGCATCAATGACCTGACGACGGCGAACATCCCCAGCTACTACACCCACCTGAACCTCTCCTTCGTCCGGCCCGACATGGCGTACACCAAGGGCTCGTACGAGTTCGATCAGGCCGTGGCGGGCTTCGAGTTCGCCGAGGGCGCCACGACGAACAGCGGGCAGAAGAAGTTCACGCGGGAGCAGGCCCAGACGCTCATCAACAACATCCAGGCGCTGCGCACGCGGGGCACCCAGGTGTGGATCTCCGTCGGCGGATGGAGCTACAGCCAGGGAGACCAGTGGTCGCGCTTCAACGCGGGGCACGTGGTGGACCTGGCGCAGGACCTGGGCGCCGACGGCGTCGACATCGACTGGGAGTCGAGCGGCAGCAGCTGCAACAAGCTGACGGCGGACCAGTTCAGCTGCAGCAAGGACGGGGAGATCGCCAACATCATCACCACCCTGCACAACACCATCCGCACCCGCGGGCTGAACCTGGGCATCTCCATCGCGGGCTGGTCCACGGGCGCCTACTACGTGAAGGGCACGCCCTTCGAGGAAGGCAAGGTGCAGTGGGGTTCGCCCTTCGGCGGAACCATGTACAGCGTGGTGAAGAACCACGGCGCCAAGCTGCACCACATCAACCTCATGTCCTACGACGGGGGCGACTACTACGACCCCCGCGAGGGCTATGAGTCCTACCGGGCCATCTACAGCGGCCCCATCGCCATGGGCCTGGAGATCGCCCCCGAGGGCGCGGGCGGCGCGACGTTGAAGCTCAACGCCGAGCCCGGCACGGTGTACGACGCCGAGATGCTCACCGGGCAGAACAACATGGCGACGAAGTATTACAACGTCGAGACGCTCGCCACGTACATGAAGAACAAGGGCAAGCCGACGGACGGAATGATGGTGTGGCAGATCTGGAAGGAGCGGGTCCACATGCCCGCTCCCACCGGCGCGGCGTCGGTGAACGCCACGGGCCAGAAGGTCTGCCAGATGCTCGGCATCATCAGCAACTGCAACCAGAGCATCCCCAGCCTGCCGAAGTACTAG
- a CDS encoding fibronectin type III domain-containing protein codes for MYSSSRTRGSRPGSFILAAAMALLFGLSPTLASAAARGEWAPNVGYAQGDSVTYSGKGYDCRQAHTSLVGWEPPNVPALWLEGSSVPTDTQAPTAPSSLRSTATSSNSVSLAWTGSTDNVAVTGYEVSFSGGGASGTATSTTTSATISGLQANTTYTFSVKARDAAGNRSAASAALSVTTPPNIADTQAPTAPSSLRSTATGSDNVSLAWTGSTDNVAVTGYELFTGASTTASATSTTTSATVSGLKANTTYTFTVKARDAAGNRSTASNSISVTTTNTPPASTGKVIVGYWHNFDNGSTNIRLRDISPKFNVIQVAFAEPVGGSTTGNMAFSPYNATVADFKADIAYLKSQGKKVLISLGGANGTVDLATSTAKQNFVTTMQSIIDTYGFDGMDIDLEGSSLSLNGGDTDFRNPTTPKITNLIDGVRQILSRYGSGFLLTMAPETAYVQGGYSAYGGPWGAYLPVIYAFRDRLTYLHVQHYNTGTVTALDGRAYAQGTADFHVAMAEMLLQGFPVGGNASNIFPALRPDQVVIGLPSSPQAAGGGYTTPANVQKALGYLIKGQSFGGGYVLRKSSGYPDFKGLMTWSINWDKFTNYEFSNSHRAYLDSL; via the coding sequence ATGTATTCGTCGAGTCGAACCCGCGGGTCCCGGCCGGGCTCCTTCATCCTGGCCGCCGCCATGGCGCTGCTGTTTGGCCTGTCCCCCACCCTCGCCTCCGCCGCGGCACGCGGTGAGTGGGCGCCCAACGTCGGCTACGCGCAGGGCGACAGCGTGACCTACAGCGGCAAGGGTTATGACTGCCGCCAGGCCCACACGTCGCTGGTCGGCTGGGAGCCGCCCAACGTCCCCGCCCTGTGGCTGGAGGGGAGCAGCGTCCCCACGGACACCCAGGCGCCAACGGCTCCCTCGAGCCTGCGCTCCACCGCCACGAGCAGCAACAGCGTGTCCCTGGCGTGGACGGGCTCGACGGACAACGTGGCCGTCACCGGCTACGAGGTGTCCTTCAGCGGCGGCGGCGCGTCCGGGACCGCCACCAGCACCACGACGAGCGCCACCATCTCCGGCCTCCAGGCCAACACCACGTATACCTTCAGCGTGAAGGCCCGGGACGCGGCCGGCAACCGCTCGGCGGCGAGCGCGGCGCTCAGCGTGACCACGCCCCCCAACATCGCCGATACCCAGGCGCCGACGGCTCCCTCGAGCCTGCGCTCCACCGCCACGGGCAGCGACAACGTGTCCCTGGCGTGGACGGGCTCGACGGACAACGTGGCCGTCACCGGCTATGAGTTGTTCACCGGCGCCTCCACGACCGCGTCCGCCACCAGCACCACGACGAGCGCCACCGTGTCCGGCCTCAAGGCCAACACCACGTATACCTTCACCGTGAAGGCCCGCGACGCGGCCGGCAACCGCTCGACGGCGAGCAACAGCATCTCGGTGACGACGACCAACACGCCGCCCGCGAGCACCGGCAAGGTCATCGTCGGCTACTGGCACAACTTCGACAACGGCTCGACCAACATCCGCCTGCGCGACATCTCGCCCAAGTTCAACGTCATCCAGGTCGCCTTCGCCGAGCCGGTGGGCGGCTCCACCACGGGCAACATGGCGTTCTCGCCCTACAACGCGACCGTCGCGGACTTCAAGGCGGACATCGCCTACCTGAAGAGCCAGGGCAAGAAGGTCCTCATCTCCCTGGGCGGCGCCAACGGCACGGTGGATCTGGCCACGTCCACCGCGAAGCAGAACTTCGTCACCACCATGCAGTCCATCATCGACACGTATGGCTTTGACGGCATGGACATCGACCTGGAGGGCAGCTCGCTGTCCCTCAACGGCGGGGACACCGACTTCCGCAACCCGACCACGCCGAAGATCACCAACCTCATCGACGGCGTCCGGCAGATCCTCAGCCGCTACGGCTCCGGCTTCCTGCTCACGATGGCGCCCGAGACGGCCTACGTGCAGGGTGGCTACTCGGCCTACGGTGGCCCGTGGGGCGCCTACCTGCCGGTCATCTACGCGTTCCGTGACCGGCTGACGTACCTGCACGTGCAGCACTACAACACCGGCACCGTGACGGCGCTGGATGGCCGCGCGTATGCCCAGGGCACCGCGGACTTCCACGTGGCCATGGCCGAGATGCTCCTGCAGGGCTTCCCGGTCGGCGGCAACGCGAGCAACATCTTCCCGGCGCTCCGCCCGGATCAGGTGGTGATTGGCCTGCCCTCCTCGCCCCAGGCCGCTGGCGGTGGTTACACGACGCCCGCCAACGTGCAGAAGGCGCTCGGCTATCTCATCAAGGGCCAGTCGTTCGGCGGCGGCTACGTGCTGCGCAAGTCCTCGGGCTACCCTGACTTCAAGGGCCTGATGACCTGGTCCATCAACTGGGACAAGTTCACCAACTACGAGTTCTCCAACAGCCACCGCGCCTATCTGGACAGCTTGTAG
- a CDS encoding fibronectin type III domain-containing protein gives MSVHPWKAPRWLRLLPCVALVTSACQPGTSSDESAEAEGAGTALATLENCTGVSEWNASTIYPPGSRVVYKANLYEALVSIWSADPVLGTASGWYKLIGPCTTSGGDTLPPSQVTGLKATSTTSTQISLAWNTATDNVGVTGYLVFRNGTQVGTATSTSYTDSGLSPSTQYSYTVKARDNAGNLSTVSSTLSATTAPGTTEPPLPNGSWHPSYLALGTVYEPFTGTDKFFSKVNPLFPAGKRLDYGYLYLNGGSQISEWHDRAVRLANKSKEQGMTPIYVVYGIGGNTDSPAAVWNNLQSAAFLTTYFQGLRDVGQTATGIIGTGRIGYVIEPDTLGYIQQQYGPQYGNDPAQMPAATYAVYDSGVLQRGVDPTFPNTLTGLVQSINYTLRKYTPKAFLGWQLNLWAAPGAPSTGIVHATEVYGLEAGKTRIQENARANAGFALKAGVKYGNAEFISIDKYGLDGAGAAGANPNDPASSLWFWNADLWNNYLLFVRTLKETLSLPVVLWQVPAGHINGTLQSSPTAYNASGTFPLLSNAVQQYEESAAPYFFGDRITLSGNRLAWFSKNLWGDPKVSVSGSTVTWGSHIPEAANAGVVAILMGAGVGVSTRGIPQPGSYPEDQPTEGYYWISRVQDYYRAPVILP, from the coding sequence ATGTCCGTCCACCCGTGGAAGGCCCCGCGATGGTTGCGACTGCTACCCTGTGTCGCCCTGGTGACCTCCGCCTGCCAACCTGGCACGTCCTCCGACGAGAGCGCCGAAGCGGAGGGAGCCGGCACGGCCCTCGCGACCCTGGAGAACTGCACCGGCGTGTCCGAGTGGAACGCCAGCACCATCTATCCGCCGGGCAGCCGGGTCGTTTACAAGGCCAACCTTTACGAGGCCCTCGTCTCCATCTGGTCCGCGGACCCCGTCCTCGGCACCGCGAGCGGTTGGTACAAGCTCATCGGCCCGTGCACGACCAGCGGCGGTGACACCCTTCCGCCCTCCCAAGTGACGGGCTTGAAGGCCACGAGCACGACCAGCACCCAGATCTCCCTCGCCTGGAACACGGCGACCGACAACGTCGGGGTCACTGGCTACCTCGTGTTCCGCAATGGCACCCAGGTCGGTACGGCGACCAGCACCTCCTATACGGACAGCGGCCTCTCCCCCTCGACGCAGTACAGCTACACCGTCAAGGCCCGGGACAACGCGGGCAACCTGTCCACGGTGAGCAGCACGCTCTCGGCCACCACCGCGCCCGGGACGACGGAGCCGCCTCTCCCCAACGGCTCGTGGCACCCGAGCTACCTCGCCCTCGGCACCGTCTACGAGCCCTTCACCGGTACCGACAAGTTCTTCTCCAAGGTCAACCCGCTCTTCCCCGCCGGCAAGCGCCTCGACTACGGCTACCTGTACCTCAACGGGGGCTCGCAGATCTCCGAGTGGCATGACCGCGCCGTGCGCCTTGCCAACAAGAGCAAGGAACAGGGCATGACGCCCATCTACGTGGTGTATGGGATTGGTGGAAACACCGACAGCCCCGCGGCCGTCTGGAACAACCTGCAGAGCGCCGCCTTCCTCACCACGTACTTCCAGGGCCTGCGCGACGTGGGCCAGACCGCGACGGGCATCATCGGAACGGGCCGCATCGGCTACGTCATCGAGCCCGACACCCTCGGCTACATCCAGCAGCAGTACGGGCCGCAATACGGCAATGATCCCGCGCAGATGCCCGCGGCGACCTACGCCGTATACGACTCGGGCGTGCTCCAGCGGGGCGTGGATCCCACCTTCCCCAACACCCTGACCGGCCTCGTCCAGAGCATCAACTACACCCTGCGCAAGTACACCCCCAAGGCCTTCCTCGGCTGGCAGCTCAACCTCTGGGCCGCTCCCGGCGCTCCGAGCACCGGCATCGTTCACGCGACCGAGGTGTATGGGCTCGAGGCGGGCAAGACGCGCATCCAGGAGAACGCGCGCGCCAACGCGGGCTTCGCCCTGAAGGCGGGCGTGAAGTACGGAAACGCCGAGTTCATCTCCATCGACAAGTATGGACTGGATGGGGCCGGGGCGGCGGGCGCCAATCCCAATGATCCGGCGAGCTCGCTGTGGTTCTGGAACGCGGACCTCTGGAACAACTACCTCCTGTTCGTGCGGACCCTGAAGGAGACGCTGTCCCTGCCCGTGGTGCTCTGGCAGGTGCCCGCCGGACACATCAACGGCACCCTGCAGAGCAGCCCCACCGCGTACAACGCCTCGGGCACGTTCCCGCTCCTCTCCAACGCCGTGCAGCAGTACGAGGAGTCCGCCGCTCCCTACTTCTTCGGAGACCGGATCACGCTCTCGGGCAACCGGCTGGCCTGGTTCTCCAAGAACCTGTGGGGCGATCCCAAGGTCTCGGTGAGCGGCAGCACGGTGACGTGGGGCTCGCACATTCCCGAGGCGGCCAACGCGGGAGTCGTCGCCATCCTCATGGGCGCCGGCGTCGGAGTGAGCACCCGCGGCATTCCCCAGCCAGGGAGCTACCCGGAGGATCAGCCCACCGAGGGCTACTACTGGATCAGCCGCGTCCAGGACTACTACCGCGCTCCGGTCATCCTGCCCTGA